The genomic region GGAAGATGCTCAGGTGAGAGCCAGGTGGGGTAGCAGGGTGGATGTCTACAGCCTGCAGAGAAGAGGTGCAGGTGTGGGAGACCGTAGGACAGCCAATGGTGGAGatgagagagggatggagaaagtcAGAAAAGCCCCCAAGAGAGATCAGCTCTTCCCTCCTCGCCTGTggctgttgtctctgccactgacaCCCATGAGGAAGCACCTTGTCCTTACAGCACTCGGGGCTcattgcctccccttccccacctgggaGCCTGGGAGGTATCCTACCGtagtcctgccctgggcattgcccatccccacatcacaccgccccaggaagagccctgagcaatgTGTGAGGGACTGGATctccttcccaggggctgggggtcagagCTTGGCCCTTTGCCTTTAGGTAACACATCCAGGGTTCCTCAGAATCTCTTCCTTCACAttgcctttgcctacctgtcatcactgcctggagttttctgctctaagcagcccctggggaggctttgtcagcAATGTCCCTCCGTGGGACCCATTAACACTCCAAGAAACAGTGGAGATTGCATCAGACACtgacttcttgagaggtttcttcaaCTTCCTCTCACTGTCTGAGGTTCATGGACTGGGCACCAAACCCACCTGAGGGGTCATTAATACACCTGgagctggtcctctgctgcgaggctgtgccgggctcctgggagagagggagctcatggcaagcgggCATCACTGtcgagagacagctctgcccaggagcagctcctctgcagagcgcagcagggctgagggcactgcctgcaggcaccgaggggagaggatcaaggcagagagaggttaaaggcagtctggggtgggaggacagaggtgagctcactggaggagaaatcttcacagcccttgacagggtaagtctctgggtgcagggcaatgcagctgcagttcatGGAGGGCTCTCATAAAGCTGGCATGGTACCCAGGAATGTCACTCCTgtatagaggagaaggaggtgccccagagcagggcttccctgctgcaccatcagcgggacagggcatgagggctgccttctgccagggacggctgcagggtgtgaaggtgggtgtgcagccaggggtgcccagggctgtccttccgagcagggtccctgcacccccggggctgggtgctggggcagggactctgccgcctgccagggtcagcactcagcctgcccggggagctccccacggcgctgtggggagaagctgcgggtggaaggagagaccagtgcaatggcagggtgcttctgctgttgagagggtgctgtgtgggtcagggctgcccTCAGCTCCAGATCACTCTGAGGACATTTGCAGAGGGTTGTTCACCTCCTCAGCAGCTGGACCTCCAGCGTAGGACCAGTGCATGTGTCCTACAGTCGATACACAACAAATATGCTAAAAACAAGTGCCCTGCAGTGTTGCTATCTGTGAGGTGGAGAGCACGGCTGGGTAAGGGGAAGGCTTCACTGCCTGCCCATCAgcctttctctccttgcttcagtttttcagacCACAGACATATTACGTATTTCTACACCTGCCTGTGGTGCTCTCAAATCTCAGGAGTTGGTGTGGAGGGTGAAGGTCAGCTTCTGTTTTGACTTCAAGTCTGGGGACACTGCGCCAGGTATGTCTTCATGGCAGGTAGGTGCctcagttttttttaaactgtgaggCACCATGTCGCTCAGTTGGTGGGGTTGGGGAATGAGCTGACTCAGTCCTCATTCAGCTGAGGGAGGGGGATTTCTATAGGAAATGGCATAGGTTTTTCATCAGAGAAGTCCTTCTCAACTTGtcactgcctttttctccttgcacaGGTCCCCATgcctggaggaagaaaatgtccaacagcagctctatcacccagttcctcctcctggcattcacAGACAcgtgggagctgcagctcttgcacttctgcctcttcctgggcatctacctggctgccctcctgggcaatggcctcatcatcaccaccatagtctgcgaccaccacctccacagccccatgtacttcttcctcctcaacctttCTTTcatcgacctgggctccatctccaccactctccccaaagccatggccaattccctctgggataccagggccatctcctactcaggatgtgctgcccaggtctttctgtttctctttttcattgcaGCAGAGTTTTACCTTCTCACCATCATGTCCTATGACCGCTACactgccatctgcaaacccctgcactacgggaccctcctgggcagcagagcttgtgtccacatggcagcagctgcctggggcagtgggttgctcaatgctgtgctgcacacagccaatacattttcactaccactctgccaaggcaatgccttggaccagttcttctgtgaaatcccacagatcctcaagctctcctgctcagactcctacctcagggaagttgggcttatTGTGGTTACtgcttgtttcagttttgggtgttttgttttcattgtgctgtcctatgtgcagatcttgagggccgtgctgaggatccctTCCGAGCAGGGatggcacaaagccttttccacgtgcctccctcacctggccgtggtctccctgtttatcAGCACTGGAGTGTTTGCCAAtctgaagcccccctccatctcttccccatccctggacctggtggtgtcatttctgtactcggtggtgcctccagcagtgaaccccctcatctacagcatgaggaaccaggagctcaaggatgccatGAAGAAATGGTTTTCACGGACACTTTTCAACAGCTGAGACCTGCCATCTCTCTTCACACATGATTCCCAGTGCATCCTGTAATGTGTTAGAGCTTTGTTTATTCActctgttgctggttttgttgttgttatttctccCTATCATTTTCCTGCATGACTCTTTGGATTTGTCCCGCTACACCTGAGGCAGGAATGTGCTCTCTCTCATCTGGACACCTCAGAGAAATTTGTGTAACACTGGCTCATATCTGACTCTCTCACACTAGCTCTGtaataaaatgggatctccccTGCACGCTGCCTGCACGGTTggctcttcttccaaagctggTGTTAAGAAGAACAAAAGCCCAAAAGGGCTCATTGATCCACGGATTTGGGAGCAAAAACCTCCTTGTCACATCATGCCCTTTTAGAGACCAAGGGATGGATTTTGAACtgatctctgtgtgtgtctagTGACAGTGGGGATGGTGAGTGTCACTGAGGGACATACCCAGGGCAAAGCCATCAGGGTGAGCATCTCCTGCCTCGAGCAGGAGGGACGGACAAGACAATGGTcaagtctcttccaacctgagtTATTCTGTCATGCAGTGAGTCTTTTCCATGAAGATAGGataggcagaggaaggagaaaagagagagaggcagaagtaGAGAGATGAAATGTGCCAATATAAAGACAGTAGTTCTTCTGAGCAATGCTTCTCCAATTGAACAAAAGGTaagagaatttattttgctaagGGGCTGCATAAAACAATTAACAGAGAGCAAGGGCGTGTAATCAGCTTGCCAGTACATGCTCTTGCTGCTGTTAataaaaaactatgaaaaaaaatcatgaaatttCATGAAAAGCCAGCCATGCTGGAAAGGAAGACTTTTCCAGCTATTACATTGAggtcttttctgcagagctgtcaaGTTTCTCCTAAAAATCTACATGCAGGGCTGGATTCAGTTACCCACACAGAGGTGGTCGCTGTCCTTTGGAGCTGAAGCACCCACGTGGGAAATGCGTCCCAGGACGTCTGGGAGCCCTTCTGGAGCCtgagctggcaggcaggcagagtaCCTAGGGGTGGTGGAAGGCATCACCTGCCTTCAACACTGCTGGGCAGACTGTGACGAGgcctctccagcacagcagcacgtTGTGTCCCCTTGGGTGCTGGCTGTGAGGTCAGGTCTGAGCAGCCAGCAGTG from Gavia stellata isolate bGavSte3 unplaced genomic scaffold, bGavSte3.hap2 HAP2_SCAFFOLD_42, whole genome shotgun sequence harbors:
- the LOC132321476 gene encoding olfactory receptor 14A16-like, with the translated sequence MSNSSSITQFLLLAFTDTWELQLLHFCLFLGIYLAALLGNGLIITTIVCDHHLHSPMYFFLLNLSFIDLGSISTTLPKAMANSLWDTRAISYSGCAAQVFLFLFFIAAEFYLLTIMSYDRYTAICKPLHYGTLLGSRACVHMAAAAWGSGLLNAVLHTANTFSLPLCQGNALDQFFCEIPQILKLSCSDSYLREVGLIVVTACFSFGCFVFIVLSYVQILRAVLRIPSEQGWHKAFSTCLPHLAVVSLFISTGVFANLKPPSISSPSLDLVVSFLYSVVPPAVNPLIYSMRNQELKDAMKKWFSRTLFNS